The Bacillus sp. (in: firmicutes) genome includes the window TAAAAATTGACCGTACAACAATGGCGGAACGAGCTGAACGCTTGGAATCAGAAAATTATATTTCAAGAATCAAGAATCCTCAAGATAAAAGGACTTATTGCCTTCACATTACATCGGAAGGTTTAGAGCTATTAGAAAAATGTTGGGAGCTATTACAACAATCCGAAAATAGAATATTGTCTCCATTAGGTGATGAAGAAAAAGTCTGTTTTAAAAATTGCTTATTAAAAATCTTTAATACATGGAGGGAAAATAA containing:
- a CDS encoding MarR family transcriptional regulator; its protein translation is MSSLFDSYGFLTGKIVQLFEEDFINQLKQFEIDARQYGVLLKVSEKPGMSQIQIAEELKIDRTTMAERAERLESENYISRIKNPQDKRTYCLHITSEGLELLEKCWELLQQSENRILSPLGDEEKVCFKNCLLKIFNTWRENNNE